CGTCGCTCCAGTCGCCCTTCGGGCTCCTTGCGCTCCTCAGCATCTTGTGGTACGCCTCTGGACAACCAAGGGTGTCATGTCTAATTCTACCCCCTCTTCGGTGTCATTTATTTTTGAGGCGACACGCATGCTACCAAGTTTTGAAGATAATGATAAAATCTTTTACACGTAGAATATAATACTCAAAAAGGATAGAGAAATGAATGTTTTTAAAGTCAAAACAAGATAAAAATGGTTAAAACCGTCTGTAGATTGTGAAAAAATTCACAATGTGTCCTTGACTTTTACTTCCCGAAAATTAACGATTAACAAGATGATTTCTAGACGTTGGATTATTCTCTTTATATCAGGCTTCATAGCAGCCATTACCTTGACTTCAGGCGATTTGATGGCCGCAGCAAGAACAGACAACCTCTGGTGGTTGCCGCCAGTCATTACAACCAGAGGTCAAGAAGCGGATAAAATCTTTTATTTCATCTTTTGGCTGACTACAGTTGTTTTTATAGTTACACAAATCTTGTTAATTTATTATTGTGTAAAATACCGTTACAGAAAGGGAAAAAAGGCTGTCTATAGCCACGGGAATAATAAATTCGAAATTATTTGGACAATTACCCCGACACTTATTTTCTTTGGTTTATTCTTTTGGAGTAATCATGTTTGGAAAGAATTCCATGAAACCCCGCCTGCCGATGCGATTACCATTGAGGTAACAGCGGAACAATATGGTTTTAATATGCGTTATCCCGGGCCTGACGGTATACTCGGTAAGGCTGAAGATTCGTCAATGTCTAAAGATAATAAATTGGGCCTTGATGCCAATGATCCAGCAGGTAAGGATGACTTTACTACCTACAATGATATGACGATCCCCGTGGGGAAACCAATACATCTTCTTATCCGTTCTCGGGATGTCATTCATGCTTTTTATGTTCCTGTTTTCCGTCTTTATCAGGACATGGTCCCTGGTAGGACGATTAACTGGGTTTGGTTTGTTACTACCGAAGTGGGCAACCATGAATTGGCTTGCAACCAGCTGTGCGGGAAAGGCCACTATAATATGAAGGCCAAAATTTCAATTGTTACAGAGGATGAATACAAGAAATGGCTTCAGGGATTTTTACCAGAACCGCAACCGGTAGTCATGATCAAACAGTAAAACGAGGCATTTTTATGAGCAGTATCGCGACAACAGAATCACATACACCACAGCCCGATGCATCCCATGGAGAGCATAAATTAGGTTTTTTTAGGACTTATATCTTCTCAACTGATCATAAGATGATCGGTTTACAATATCTTTTTACTAGCCTGTTCTTTCTTTTGATTGGCGGATTTCTAGCCTTACTTGTTCGTTGGCAGATTGGTTTTCCAAATACTCCACTCCCGATACTTGGACAATTCCTACGAGAACCTTATGTGATAGATGCGATTATACAGCCAGCGTTTTACAACATGCTTTTTACCATGCATGCCACAATTATGGTATTTTTGGTTATTATGCCCCTTTTGATTGGTGCATTCGGTAATTTCCTTATACCACTCCACATTGGAGCAAAAGACATGGCTTTTCCTGTTTTAAACGGGGTTTCTTATTGGCTGTATTTTGTCTCTGGAGCCATCATGCTTTCTAGTTTTTTTGTGACGGGTGGCTCGGCAAATTCTGGTTGGACAGCCTATGCCCCCCTCAGTGCTGTCGCTACATATAACCTCACACAACAGGGGCAAAGCCTGTGGATTTTAGGGATATTTGTGAACGGTTTGGCCTCTATTGCTGGCGCGATCAATTATATAACGACCATCCTCTTGATGAGGGCACCAGGCCTGGGGCTTTTTAAAATGTCTTTGACTGTTTGGTCGCTTTTTGTCACCTCCGTCCTGCTTCTCTTAGCAGTCCCAGTCCTATCAGCAGCTGGATGCATGCTTTATTTTGATTTGAATTATGGAACGAGTTTTTTCCTTCCCCAAGGAGGAGGGGATCCACTCCTGTGGCAGCATCTTTTTTGGTTCTTCGGGCATCCCGAGGTTTACATTATGATTTTACCTGCGATGGGTATTGTTTCAGACGTTTTAGCAGCATTCGCAAGGAAACCGATATTTGGTTATAAGGCCATGGTCTATGCAATGGTTTTAATCGGTTTATTAGGGTTTATTGTCTGGGGTCACCATATGTTCGTCAGTGGTATGTCGCTTGTGTTATCAGAATGGTTTGCTGCCTCGACTATGTTGATTGCCGTTCCTTCTGCAATTAAAGTCTTTAATTGGCTCGGGACCATCTGGGGGGGGAATATACGCTTTAATACGCCTATGCTTTTTGCTTTGGGTTTTGTATCAATGTTTATTATCGGTGGCTTGAGTGGTATCTTTTTGGCATCTACCCCTGTAGATCTATTTGTACACCACACCTATTTTGTTGTTGCCCATTTTCATTATGTTCTTTTTGGGGGATCCATGTTTGCAATGTATTCTGGAGTTTATTTTTGGTATCCGAAAATGTTTGGAAAAATGTTTGATGAAACTTTAGGCAAGATTCATTTCTGGCTGACTTTAATTTTCTTCAATCTTACTTTTTTCCCAATGCATAACCTCGGTTTGGGGGGGATGATGCGTCGTATTGCTGATCCAACTGTCTACGAACACCTGCGCAATTTGCAGCCAATTAATCAATTTGTTACCTTGGCGGCAATGGGACTAGGGCTTGTTCAGTTGATTTTCTTCTATAATTTTTTCCGCAGCCTACTTAAAGGTAAACCTGCTGAGCCGAATCCATGGCAAGCAACCACGCTTGAATGGACCCTTTCCCACCCAATCGGTCACGGTAATTTTCAAAAAATCCCTACCGTTTATCATGGCCCATACGAATATAGTGTGCCTGGATTAGAAAAGGATTTCCTCCCGCAGGATCAGAAACTTGACGAGGAAGAGACAGTGAAAATGACAAAGGCTCTTGCTGCTGCCCACTAGTGTGAGAGCAATATCTGGGATTGTATGAATCAAGACATGAATGAAAGTGCTTATTTTTATGGTATGTCCCGCAGATTACTTCATCTGTACGCTTTCTTTTGTGTTTTTGCCACTTTGATCCTGATTTGTATAGGTGGCATAGTGACAAGTACCGGTTCTGGTTTGGCAGTACCCGATTGGCCTACAAGTTACGGATATAATATGTTTCTTTTTCCTTTCTCTCGGTGGTTTGGGGATCGTGCGATTTTTTATGAACATACTCACCGTGTGGTAGCCAGTGGTGTTGGTTTTTTAATGATTGGGTTATGTGTTTGGTTGTGGTTCAGCCCGGAACGTAAAGAGCGTACTTGGCTTTGCTGGTGGGGGACGGTTGCTTTGATCTTGGTGATTATCCAAGGTATTTTGGGTGGTTTGAGGGTGACTGAGCTCAATAATTACCTCGGTCTTGTTCATGGTTTTGTCGCTCAAGTTTTTCTTGTTTTAACTGCGGCAATTACCTTGTGTCTTTCGAAGACGTGGATGGAATGGGAAAAGATGGATATTCTTAATCGGTTTTCAAAAGGGATTATGAAAAATCCTACCCTTTTAAAATTTGGAGTGATTCTTACAATCGTGGTTTTCATTCAACTCATCATCGGTGCTTCAATGAGGCACCAACATAATGGATTGGCGATTCCTGATTTTCCGCTTGCCTATGGGAAGCTTTGGCCAAAGACAGATTTGGCCACAATGGGAAGCATTAATGAGAATCGCTTGTTAAAAAATATGATGCCTGTAAGTAAAGTCCAAATATATCTTCATATGACACATAGGATTACTGCTTGTCTCATTGTGTTTGCCACCATGATCTATGCCATCAAAATAATCAAAGCTGTGCCGAGGAATTCCTTTGCATGGTTTGTCTCCCTTATCTTGGTATTGTCAGTCCTTGTGCAATTTGCGCTTGGCGTATGGACTGTTATTTCAGATAAAGCTGCTGACATCGCCACGGCACATGTTCTTTTAGGGGCAATCCTGCTGTTAGAGGTTTCTTTAACGACCATTCTCCTTTTCCGTTTATCCGGTGGCGCGATAAACCAGATGGATTCTGGGGTTTCTGAAAGTTTGGATATAAAACTCAATCCAACAGGGCAAAACGCATGAAGGCCCAAACAATCGAATCAATCCCCTTCTTTTCCCCCATTAAAGTGTGGGTGAAGGAATGGAGTGAAATATGTAAGGCACGGTTGACCCTTTTGGTTTTAATGACCACATGGGCTGGTTTTTATTTGGGGGCTCGTAACCAAGTGGATTTAGGGATACTGCTCTGTACTATGGTAGGGACAGCTTTGGTGGCTGCCGGGGCGAGTGCCTTTAATCAATTCATTGAGCGTAACATTGATTCAAGAATGAAGAGAACACTCGACCGCCCTTTGCCGGCTGGGAGATTAAACCCTGACGAGGTGCTACTTTTTGCTTTGGTTACCTCGATTGCAGGAATGCTTGTCTTAGGATTTGCAGTCAATCATTTGGCTGCGGCATTTTCCGCGCTGACTTTGGCACTTTATGTTTTTGTTTATACACCGATGAAAAAGTATTCCTCATTGAATACCTTGGTGGGGGCTGTTCCAGGGGCACTCCCGCCTGTCATCGGATGGACTGCGGCTAGCGGGACACTTTCTGCTGAGGCATGGTATCTTTTTGCAATCCTTTTCCTCTGGCAAATGCCTCATTTTTTAGCGATTGCATGGCTTTATAAAGATGACTATGAGCGTGGAGGGCTTAAAATGTTGGCTAATGAGGATCAAGATGGTCTGGCGACCTCACGACAGTCATTTGCTTATGCGATTGCATTATTACCTGTGAGTCTGCTTCCCTCAATGTATCTAATGGTCAGGGCATGGTATTTCCCCGGGGCTTTTATTCTGGGACTTATTTATGCTTGGATGGCTTTTCAGTTTATGAGGAAACCTGATAATGTACGGGCAAAGAAACTTTTTATTGCATCCATAATCTACCTGCCCTTGCTTTTGGCATGGTTAGTATTGAATAAATTTTAATGGAAAAAGTAATTTATGAATTTAAAAGAAAATACACTCAAAAAGAGGAAGAGGAATATGGCCATCGGGATGCTAATATTCATGATTATTCTGTTTGTATTAAGTATTTTGTTTGTCAGTAACAAACCCTATTGAGGAAATACCTATGACCCCGGCAACATTATCGGTTGATGAAATTGAATTTGAACTTAAGGCGGAAAAAACCCGCGCACGCTTCGGTATGATCCTTTTTCTTGCTTCAGAGGCGATGCTTTTTGCGGGGTTGATCGGAGCATATATTGTGCTGCGATGGACAGCCCCTGTATGGCCCGCTGTCGGTGAATACTCCTATATGTTTCACATGCCTCCCACCATGATTAATATCATTATGGCGATCAACACGATGATCTTGATAGGAAGCAGTTTTACGTTTCATTTTGCCGAGGTGGCGATCAAATCCGGTAAGAGTCCCGCGAAGTGGTTGTTTGTGACCATCCTGATGGGAAGTGTATTTCTTTGTGGGCAAGCCTATGAGTGGAACTACCTGATTCACCATAAGCATGTTGTTTTCCAAGATGGGGTTTATGGTGCGACATTTTTTGCGTTGACTGGGTTTCATGGTGTCCACGTGATTGTCGGTGTGCTTTTGCTCATTTGGACATTTATCGGAGTATCGCGCGGGAAGTTCACACAGGAGCGGCATTTATTTTTTGATAACGCAGGATTATATTGGCACTTTGTTGATATTGTGTGGGTAGGCTTATTTAGCTTACTTTATTTTGATTTGGTTGGCCATATTCTGATGCCTATTGGTAAAGTGCTTTGGGGTCTATTCTAAGCACCGAGCTATATGGATTTAGTGTTTGGAGTCCTGATCGAAAAAACGGTCTAAAGCAATAAAAAGTGATTTAACATGACGCGCAATGAGGAAGCAGAAGATCATTGAAATGAAACAAATGATAGCCAGTTCCCAGATCCAGTAGATGTCGGGTTTGATAATTACAACAATAATAACATATAGAATAAGACCGAATATCGAACCGAACCCGTAGATCCCACCCCATGTCGCCAAAAGAAAATAGCCTGGTTCGCGCTCATATGCATACCCGCATTTTGGACAACCATCAAGAGGTTGAAACCAATTAAAAAGAGTGCGAGTTTTTCTGATTTCAGGAAATATGGGGTAAGAACCACAAAGGGGACACTTTAAGGAAAGAGCTCGTTTTAGGTGCGTTCGGGCTTTTTTGAATGAATAGTCTGGCTTATTTGGGTTAATCTCGTTTGACATGGAATTTGGTAAATTGGAAACAGTGATAATTATATGATGAATGAAGTCAGCATGATTTTAGAGGTTCGTCAATTATCCTTTGCATACGGGTCGAGGAAGGCACTCAATGAAGTGTCTTTTTCCGTTCGTGCAGGGGAGGTATTGGCTATTCTCGGACCAAATGGAAGTGGAAAATCAACACTTTTTAAACTTTTATCTACCCTCGTTCCTGTTCAAGACGGGGAGATTATCTGTAAAGGGATAAATTTTAATTCTGGAGTGGCAAAGGTGAGGTCCCTTTTGGGGGTTGTCTTTCAATCCCCAGGACTCGACAAAAAACTTACTGTCAAAGAAAATCTCCGTTGCCAAGCTGCCCTTTATGGAATGCCGACTTCCAAAGCCAATGATCAAATTGATTTTTGGCTCAAACGACTCAGGGTGGAGGACCGATCGAACGACTTTGTGGAAAGTCTTTCAGGCGGGTTAGCCCGGCGTGTGGAAATGGCCAAAGCCCTCTTACACAGACCTGAAATCCTGATTTTAGATGAGCCCAGTACAGGTCTTGATCCGCGTTCACGGTCTGAGCTGTGGGAATGCCTTTTCCAACTCTGCGAAGAAGAAGGAGTGACTATTCTGGTGACCACCCATTTAATGGATGAAGCGCAGAAATCTAGCCGGGTACTTATTCTGGATGAAGGGCGGATTGTGGCATGTGATTCACCCATTGAGTTAATGAAAAAATTCCCACATGAGATTCTCACATTAAAAACACCACGACCTGATGACATTGCAAATTATTTATCCGGGCAATTTTCCCTTAAATCAAAAGTTAGCCATTCTGGACTGAGGGTAGAGATCAGCAATGGCAGCGGGGGAGATATTGTGGCTGCTGTGAGCCGGGAATTTGGCGGAACAATTGAAACGATGACATTGTCGCAATCAGGGCTGGAAGACGCATTTTTTGCACTGACCGGGAAAAACTTTGGAGAGGAAAAATAAATATGGGAGATTTGTTAATCATAAGACCGTGTTTGGCTCTCCTGACGAGGGAGATGGTGCGATTTGTCCGGCAAAGGAACCGGGTAATTGGGGCGCTTTTGACACCGATTATATTTTGGATTTTGATCGGGGCTGGAGTGGGGAATTCCTTCCGCCCAGGTGGTAGTGAGGCGGTGGGGAATTATCTTGGCTATTTCTTTCCCGGTACACTCGTATTGATTGTCCTTTTTACAGCGATTTTTTCGACTATATCCATTATTGAAGACAGGCGTGAGGGATTTTTACAAGGAGTACTTGTTTCACCGGTACATCCTTTGGCGATTGTAGGGGGGAAGGTTTTGGGTGGTGCATTATTGGCCTTAATCCAAGCCCTACTTTTTTGTGTATTTGCTCCTATGGTCGGAATTAGTGTCAGTCCTGCGCAATTCATTTTATTGATCGGTTTGCTTTTTCTCATAGGGATCGGATTGACCGCACTTGGTTATGTGATTGCCTGGCCATTGGATTCTGCAATGGGATTTCATGCGATTATGAATCTTTTCTTAATCCCGTTATGGTTTCTTTCAGGAGCCCTTTTTCCTCCAGAGGGATCGGTTCCTTGGATAGGGTTTTTAGTA
This sequence is a window from Verrucomicrobiota bacterium. Protein-coding genes within it:
- the coxB gene encoding cytochrome c oxidase subunit II encodes the protein MSLTFTSRKLTINKMISRRWIILFISGFIAAITLTSGDLMAAARTDNLWWLPPVITTRGQEADKIFYFIFWLTTVVFIVTQILLIYYCVKYRYRKGKKAVYSHGNNKFEIIWTITPTLIFFGLFFWSNHVWKEFHETPPADAITIEVTAEQYGFNMRYPGPDGILGKAEDSSMSKDNKLGLDANDPAGKDDFTTYNDMTIPVGKPIHLLIRSRDVIHAFYVPVFRLYQDMVPGRTINWVWFVTTEVGNHELACNQLCGKGHYNMKAKISIVTEDEYKKWLQGFLPEPQPVVMIKQ
- a CDS encoding cbb3-type cytochrome c oxidase subunit I; its protein translation is MASGIFTRTATGSHDQTVKRGIFMSSIATTESHTPQPDASHGEHKLGFFRTYIFSTDHKMIGLQYLFTSLFFLLIGGFLALLVRWQIGFPNTPLPILGQFLREPYVIDAIIQPAFYNMLFTMHATIMVFLVIMPLLIGAFGNFLIPLHIGAKDMAFPVLNGVSYWLYFVSGAIMLSSFFVTGGSANSGWTAYAPLSAVATYNLTQQGQSLWILGIFVNGLASIAGAINYITTILLMRAPGLGLFKMSLTVWSLFVTSVLLLLAVPVLSAAGCMLYFDLNYGTSFFLPQGGGDPLLWQHLFWFFGHPEVYIMILPAMGIVSDVLAAFARKPIFGYKAMVYAMVLIGLLGFIVWGHHMFVSGMSLVLSEWFAASTMLIAVPSAIKVFNWLGTIWGGNIRFNTPMLFALGFVSMFIIGGLSGIFLASTPVDLFVHHTYFVVAHFHYVLFGGSMFAMYSGVYFWYPKMFGKMFDETLGKIHFWLTLIFFNLTFFPMHNLGLGGMMRRIADPTVYEHLRNLQPINQFVTLAAMGLGLVQLIFFYNFFRSLLKGKPAEPNPWQATTLEWTLSHPIGHGNFQKIPTVYHGPYEYSVPGLEKDFLPQDQKLDEEETVKMTKALAAAH
- a CDS encoding COX15/CtaA family protein; translation: MNQDMNESAYFYGMSRRLLHLYAFFCVFATLILICIGGIVTSTGSGLAVPDWPTSYGYNMFLFPFSRWFGDRAIFYEHTHRVVASGVGFLMIGLCVWLWFSPERKERTWLCWWGTVALILVIIQGILGGLRVTELNNYLGLVHGFVAQVFLVLTAAITLCLSKTWMEWEKMDILNRFSKGIMKNPTLLKFGVILTIVVFIQLIIGASMRHQHNGLAIPDFPLAYGKLWPKTDLATMGSINENRLLKNMMPVSKVQIYLHMTHRITACLIVFATMIYAIKIIKAVPRNSFAWFVSLILVLSVLVQFALGVWTVISDKAADIATAHVLLGAILLLEVSLTTILLFRLSGGAINQMDSGVSESLDIKLNPTGQNA
- the cyoE gene encoding heme o synthase produces the protein MKAQTIESIPFFSPIKVWVKEWSEICKARLTLLVLMTTWAGFYLGARNQVDLGILLCTMVGTALVAAGASAFNQFIERNIDSRMKRTLDRPLPAGRLNPDEVLLFALVTSIAGMLVLGFAVNHLAAAFSALTLALYVFVYTPMKKYSSLNTLVGAVPGALPPVIGWTAASGTLSAEAWYLFAILFLWQMPHFLAIAWLYKDDYERGGLKMLANEDQDGLATSRQSFAYAIALLPVSLLPSMYLMVRAWYFPGAFILGLIYAWMAFQFMRKPDNVRAKKLFIASIIYLPLLLAWLVLNKF
- a CDS encoding cytochrome c oxidase subunit 3, translated to MTPATLSVDEIEFELKAEKTRARFGMILFLASEAMLFAGLIGAYIVLRWTAPVWPAVGEYSYMFHMPPTMINIIMAINTMILIGSSFTFHFAEVAIKSGKSPAKWLFVTILMGSVFLCGQAYEWNYLIHHKHVVFQDGVYGATFFALTGFHGVHVIVGVLLLIWTFIGVSRGKFTQERHLFFDNAGLYWHFVDIVWVGLFSLLYFDLVGHILMPIGKVLWGLF
- a CDS encoding ABC transporter ATP-binding protein, yielding MMNEVSMILEVRQLSFAYGSRKALNEVSFSVRAGEVLAILGPNGSGKSTLFKLLSTLVPVQDGEIICKGINFNSGVAKVRSLLGVVFQSPGLDKKLTVKENLRCQAALYGMPTSKANDQIDFWLKRLRVEDRSNDFVESLSGGLARRVEMAKALLHRPEILILDEPSTGLDPRSRSELWECLFQLCEEEGVTILVTTHLMDEAQKSSRVLILDEGRIVACDSPIELMKKFPHEILTLKTPRPDDIANYLSGQFSLKSKVSHSGLRVEISNGSGGDIVAAVSREFGGTIETMTLSQSGLEDAFFALTGKNFGEEK
- a CDS encoding ABC transporter permease — protein: MGDLLIIRPCLALLTREMVRFVRQRNRVIGALLTPIIFWILIGAGVGNSFRPGGSEAVGNYLGYFFPGTLVLIVLFTAIFSTISIIEDRREGFLQGVLVSPVHPLAIVGGKVLGGALLALIQALLFCVFAPMVGISVSPAQFILLIGLLFLIGIGLTALGYVIAWPLDSAMGFHAIMNLFLIPLWFLSGALFPPEGSVPWIGFLVKINPLYYALATVRWVLFDPVKSGVVLPGFGLSLTVTIISCIVLLAISVWMTLKINRKA